The Caminicella sporogenes DSM 14501 genome segment AAACTCACATAAATCTTGTAATTAATAATAAGGCATTAAATCCTGAAGAAACGAAAGTCTATATGAAAAAAAATGGTGTCACAATGCTTCCATTAAGACTAATTGTTGAAACTTTAGGATACCAGTTAAAGTGGAATG includes the following:
- a CDS encoding stalk domain-containing protein; translated protein: MKSKKLMGITLASSMSFSFAEYNLNKVINEPITTLSIKQQQDSFKKTHINLVINNKALNPEETKVYMKKNGVTMLPLRLIVETLGYQLKWN